In Candidatus Omnitrophota bacterium, a single window of DNA contains:
- a CDS encoding DNA alkylation repair protein — translation GRIVGEHLVRRAKRALRGLERSCDMWERRIAVIATSRFIGAGKLDEALDVIDMVIEDEEDLLHKACGWMLREIWKKDSGKAEEYIANNRERMARTTLRYAIEKVPEKKRKKVLLVGKNKAIRYRRENDA, via the coding sequence GGGCGGATCGTGGGGGAACACCTGGTCCGCCGGGCCAAGCGGGCCTTACGTGGGCTGGAAAGGTCATGCGATATGTGGGAAAGACGCATCGCGGTAATAGCCACGTCCAGATTCATAGGGGCGGGCAAGCTGGATGAAGCCCTGGACGTTATTGATATGGTGATCGAGGACGAAGAGGACCTTCTGCACAAAGCATGCGGGTGGATGCTGCGGGAGATCTGGAAAAAAGACAGTGGAAAAGCCGAAGAGTACATAGCGAACAACCGAGAACGCATGGCCAGGACCACACTTCGTTACGCCATTGAGAAGGTCCCGGAGAAAAAAAGAAAAAAGGTACTGCTAGTGGGGAAAAATAAAGCGATACGCTACAGACGGGAGAACGATGCTTAA